From the Chloroflexota bacterium genome, one window contains:
- a CDS encoding 4Fe-4S dicluster domain-containing protein has translation MSPEAVLAIEIDQALCDSCGLCVDFCPVKVFVQEDGSVKVAKIEACYVCDSCVDLCPKSAIKIISV, from the coding sequence ATGTCGCCGGAAGCTGTCCTTGCTATTGAGATCGACCAAGCACTGTGTGACAGCTGTGGCTTGTGCGTAGATTTCTGTCCTGTTAAAGTTTTTGTTCAGGAAGATGGTAGTGTAAAGGTGGCTAAAATAGAAGCCTGCTATGTGTGTGATTCATGCGTAGACTTGTGCCCTAAGAGTGCCATAAAAATCATTAGCGTGTAG
- a CDS encoding acyl-CoA dehydrogenase, with product MPDVLMTHEELNFRREFRGFLKKEIVPLGLAEKQERDEIDFPTELVRILGKKGYFGMCLPEKYGGKNRGLVYEIIKSEELAYVGPALSCPGCSTGWVGNAICEYGTEKQKKDYVIPVSQGLKVAAIAMTEPGAGSDINSYKTKAILNGDFYTVTGEKRFQVGGLGADFFLTFAITDTNRPALKGGLSAFLIDREMGIEVVEKFRMMGYHGAGVSHSIMKSIKVPKESILGKEGDGSGVLDTILIWERLSTAAGALGGARRCIDEAIKYSLEREAFGVTLSRIPTVYNMVADMIIKRDAISTMILRGCRLVDKYGPKAMKEIAEAKYLAGEMGYQIADMALQVLGGIGYTNKYPIESYVRFVRLGRIASGTSEIMQYIVQRDTYKEVLGRKEAISGSVS from the coding sequence ATGCCGGATGTTTTAATGACCCACGAAGAGTTGAATTTTAGAAGAGAGTTCAGAGGGTTTCTCAAGAAGGAAATAGTTCCGCTAGGTCTGGCAGAAAAACAGGAAAGAGACGAGATAGATTTTCCCACTGAGCTGGTCAGAATTTTGGGGAAGAAAGGCTATTTCGGGATGTGCTTGCCTGAAAAATATGGGGGTAAGAACCGCGGACTTGTTTATGAAATCATAAAGAGCGAGGAGTTAGCCTATGTTGGTCCTGCTCTAAGCTGTCCCGGGTGCTCCACTGGGTGGGTCGGTAACGCAATCTGCGAGTATGGGACTGAGAAGCAAAAGAAAGATTACGTTATTCCTGTATCTCAAGGCCTGAAGGTGGCAGCTATTGCTATGACAGAGCCCGGAGCCGGCTCCGATATCAATAGTTATAAGACTAAGGCAATATTAAATGGTGATTTCTATACCGTTACCGGTGAGAAGCGCTTTCAAGTTGGAGGCTTAGGTGCAGACTTCTTTCTCACTTTTGCCATTACCGACACAAATAGGCCAGCACTAAAAGGTGGACTTTCTGCCTTTTTAATTGACCGGGAGATGGGGATAGAGGTTGTAGAAAAGTTCAGAATGATGGGCTATCACGGTGCAGGTGTGTCCCATTCGATTATGAAGAGCATCAAGGTTCCGAAGGAAAGCATCCTGGGCAAAGAGGGAGACGGCAGTGGGGTTCTGGACACCATTTTAATATGGGAGAGGCTGAGCACTGCCGCAGGGGCGCTTGGGGGAGCCAGGCGCTGCATAGATGAAGCTATCAAATATTCCCTTGAACGTGAGGCTTTTGGCGTCACTTTGAGTCGAATCCCCACGGTTTATAACATGGTGGCTGATATGATTATAAAAAGGGATGCTATTTCTACCATGATTTTGAGGGGATGCAGACTGGTGGATAAATATGGTCCTAAAGCCATGAAGGAGATTGCCGAGGCAAAGTACCTGGCTGGAGAAATGGGGTATCAGATTGCCGATATGGCTCTTCAAGTGCTGGGAGGGATTGGTTATACGAATAAATATCCCATAGAGTCTTATGTGCGGTTTGTGAGGTTGGGAAGAATTGCTTCGGGAACCTCGGAGATCATGCAGTACATCGTCCAGAGGGACACCTACAAGGAAGTATTGGGACGGAAAGAGGCAATTAGCGGCTCAGTGTCTTGA
- a CDS encoding long-chain fatty acid--CoA ligase produces the protein MNIGSLIEDNIKRFGEYESVYFEGRWYTNTEGNRNANRLGNALKALGIGKGDRVAIQMPNSPPVFSAFPAIYKIGGIVVPLNPLLRPEQAAYIYRDCGAKALLTSSDYLGWIIEAQKHAPDLKHIILTDKDDVPGTISYSELMSQSSDELVIEETDNDDVAALIYTAGTTGQPKGVMQTHYSLYINALSFYEYVLIHRPVTLRQTSQSIDSRALKPIDETRCVTGVNRTGVSLGVLPLSHSYGIAFSNVGSLVGGKAVVLRWWNVEEALKSIQAFRVTHMAAVPTMYVQILDFPDLDKYDLSSLQECNSGGAALPVEVALRWKQKIGVDIREGWGLTESGATTAGQPAEFPPKYGSIGKCLLKCNTIKIFDENSQELLPGQRGEIVVKGPTLMKGYWNLPEETTQTIKDGWLYTGDIGYIDEDGYIYITDRKKDIIIRGGENVSPREVEEILCLHPKVADAGVIGIPDKVYGEEIKAFLVLKPGEQANEEEIIAFCKEHLPSFKTPKKVQFIDSLPKNLLGKLLRAELRNLS, from the coding sequence ATGAACATCGGCAGTCTGATCGAGGATAACATCAAGAGATTTGGCGAATATGAAAGCGTCTACTTCGAAGGTAGATGGTACACCAACACTGAGGGGAACCGCAATGCTAACCGACTGGGCAATGCGCTGAAAGCTCTGGGCATTGGCAAAGGCGATCGGGTAGCAATACAGATGCCCAATAGCCCACCGGTGTTCTCAGCATTTCCAGCCATATACAAAATAGGCGGCATTGTTGTCCCACTGAATCCGTTACTTAGGCCTGAGCAGGCTGCCTACATATACCGCGACTGTGGAGCAAAAGCCCTCCTTACTAGCTCAGATTATTTAGGCTGGATTATAGAGGCACAGAAGCATGCTCCAGACTTGAAACACATCATCTTGACTGACAAAGATGATGTTCCTGGCACTATCTCCTACAGTGAACTAATGTCGCAAAGCTCAGACGAACTAGTAATAGAAGAGACCGACAATGACGATGTTGCCGCCCTGATATATACCGCCGGCACCACAGGACAGCCTAAAGGTGTAATGCAAACTCACTATTCCCTTTACATCAATGCCTTGTCTTTCTATGAATATGTCCTTATCCACCGTCCCGTTACCCTACGACAAACAAGCCAATCCATAGACTCCAGAGCACTTAAACCCATCGATGAAACACGCTGCGTCACCGGTGTTAATCGGACTGGGGTCAGCCTGGGTGTGCTGCCTCTATCACACTCCTATGGCATTGCATTCAGCAACGTGGGATCTCTTGTAGGAGGAAAAGCCGTCGTACTCAGGTGGTGGAATGTTGAGGAGGCACTGAAGAGCATCCAGGCATTCCGTGTTACTCACATGGCAGCAGTTCCCACCATGTATGTCCAGATACTGGACTTCCCCGACCTAGACAAATACGATTTAAGTTCACTTCAAGAATGCAATTCTGGCGGAGCAGCGCTTCCTGTGGAAGTCGCTCTAAGGTGGAAGCAAAAGATTGGAGTCGATATAAGAGAGGGCTGGGGACTGACCGAGTCAGGTGCCACTACCGCAGGACAGCCAGCTGAATTCCCGCCTAAGTACGGCTCCATCGGCAAGTGTCTATTGAAATGCAATACAATAAAGATCTTCGACGAGAACAGTCAGGAACTTCTACCCGGACAACGAGGAGAGATCGTAGTAAAAGGCCCTACGCTGATGAAAGGCTACTGGAACCTACCTGAAGAGACAACCCAAACCATCAAAGACGGATGGCTTTACACAGGCGATATAGGCTATATTGATGAAGACGGCTATATCTACATCACCGACCGTAAAAAGGACATTATAATCCGGGGAGGAGAAAATGTATCACCTCGGGAGGTAGAGGAAATTCTTTGTCTGCATCCCAAAGTTGCCGATGCAGGAGTTATCGGCATACCTGATAAGGTCTACGGCGAAGAGATAAAGGCTTTCTTGGTTCTCAAGCCAGGAGAGCAAGCTAACGAAGAGGAAATAATCGCCTTTTGCAAAGAACATCTACCTAGCTTCAAGACACCGAAAAAAGTGCAATTCATAGATTCCTTGCCCAAGAACCTTCTGGGTAAGTTACTAAGGGCAGAATTACGAAATCTGAGTTAA
- a CDS encoding epoxyqueuosine reductase: MVTPSMTKLTQKIKELAREKGADLVGVAPVSRFEEAPDNRHPRFYIPQAQAVVVVAMRVPLGILRCVAKGKEVYTYQSYALKTINAELDMIAFHLANLIERQGYEACPIPANAPRDPLFRWGISHRHAAVAAGMGELGQHQLLLTPEFGGKQKLVSIITDAPLNPDPLVKHQICDHCNMCVNICPTQALTADRLDTFHMDGMELASGHVTKWRCIFGCGGLTSKGTFAMTEFTLPETRPSTEEMFSYLARKHPAQAYLEREVGAQPAWCAKCYAVCAVHLDKKKGEKIKDIAT, translated from the coding sequence ATGGTTACTCCAAGTATGACCAAGTTGACACAGAAAATAAAAGAACTCGCTAGGGAGAAAGGGGCTGACCTGGTGGGAGTTGCACCAGTGAGCCGCTTCGAGGAGGCCCCCGATAATCGTCACCCAAGGTTCTATATTCCACAGGCACAAGCCGTTGTGGTAGTAGCTATGCGGGTGCCGCTGGGTATCCTGCGCTGTGTAGCCAAAGGAAAAGAGGTTTATACATACCAAAGCTATGCATTAAAGACAATTAATGCCGAGCTTGACATGATTGCCTTCCACTTAGCCAATCTTATCGAGAGACAGGGCTATGAAGCCTGCCCTATACCAGCTAATGCCCCCAGAGACCCCTTGTTCCGCTGGGGGATTAGCCATCGCCACGCTGCCGTAGCCGCCGGAATGGGTGAGCTAGGCCAACACCAGCTTTTGCTCACTCCAGAATTCGGCGGCAAACAAAAGCTGGTGAGCATTATCACCGATGCTCCATTAAACCCCGACCCATTAGTCAAGCATCAAATTTGCGACCACTGCAACATGTGTGTCAATATCTGCCCTACCCAGGCACTTACAGCAGACAGGCTTGATACCTTCCACATGGATGGGATGGAATTAGCATCCGGGCATGTTACTAAATGGCGGTGTATCTTCGGCTGTGGTGGTCTGACAAGTAAGGGGACCTTCGCCATGACAGAATTTACCTTGCCCGAGACCAGGCCGAGCACTGAGGAGATGTTCAGTTATCTCGCTAGAAAACACCCAGCTCAGGCTTATCTGGAGCGTGAGGTAGGTGCACAACCAGCCTGGTGCGCCAAATGCTATGCTGTCTGTGCTGTTCACCTTGACAAAAAGAAGGGTGAAAAGATAAAAGACATAGCAACCTAA
- a CDS encoding epoxyqueuosine reductase: MSLSEDIKDFALDLGYSRVGITTADGFPDYVAELNARRDMYRWYIESTFQPLIGADPKSVMPTAKSIIALVHDFSRESFPEKLLGKIGRHYLGRGYLTPRTRINGARRQLMRDFLEKNGCQVAERLSLPERLAAARTGIVTYGKNTFAFADNIGSLILITAFVVDAELDYDESILKVKCPPKCTACIEACPTGSLYEPMKMDPRRCIAFNTFMTQDNYPGGVTSYIPPDIREKMGTWIHGCDICQEVCPRNQKRLKAKLPENEFLTKMAKDFELTKLLNLTDEYYTKGVQPLMYNYIRHKKYFQRNAAIAIGNTGDPAYIPDLAQAMQDPEELVRGYVAWALGKIGGSQARQVLEARLIHETSEFSRKEIQAALAAA, encoded by the coding sequence ATGTCATTAAGCGAAGACATAAAAGATTTTGCCCTTGACCTGGGCTATAGTAGAGTAGGCATTACTACTGCAGACGGCTTCCCAGATTACGTTGCTGAACTCAACGCGCGACGTGACATGTATCGCTGGTACATTGAGAGCACCTTTCAGCCGCTCATAGGCGCTGACCCTAAGAGCGTCATGCCAACAGCTAAATCCATCATAGCCCTGGTGCACGACTTCTCCAGGGAGTCTTTCCCCGAGAAGCTCTTAGGCAAGATAGGTCGGCACTACTTAGGCAGAGGCTACTTAACACCACGAACTCGCATTAACGGCGCACGACGACAACTGATGCGGGACTTTCTAGAGAAAAATGGCTGTCAAGTAGCCGAACGATTGTCTCTTCCAGAACGGCTAGCTGCAGCCCGGACTGGAATTGTCACCTACGGGAAAAATACCTTCGCCTTCGCTGATAATATAGGATCGCTCATCCTCATCACCGCCTTCGTGGTTGATGCTGAACTCGACTACGATGAGTCCATCCTAAAGGTCAAGTGCCCACCTAAATGCACTGCTTGCATCGAAGCTTGCCCCACGGGGTCACTCTACGAACCTATGAAGATGGACCCACGCCGTTGCATCGCCTTCAATACCTTTATGACCCAAGATAACTACCCCGGAGGCGTCACCAGCTACATACCACCTGACATCAGAGAGAAGATGGGCACATGGATTCACGGCTGCGATATCTGTCAAGAAGTATGCCCCCGAAACCAGAAGAGGTTAAAGGCAAAGCTGCCCGAGAATGAGTTCCTGACCAAGATGGCAAAAGATTTTGAGCTCACTAAGCTTCTGAATCTCACTGATGAGTACTACACCAAAGGAGTACAACCGCTGATGTACAACTACATCAGGCACAAGAAATACTTCCAGAGAAACGCCGCCATTGCCATCGGGAATACAGGCGATCCCGCTTATATCCCTGACCTCGCCCAGGCAATGCAAGACCCTGAAGAGCTGGTGCGTGGCTACGTTGCTTGGGCCCTAGGTAAAATCGGAGGCAGCCAAGCGAGACAAGTGCTGGAGGCCAGACTGATACATGAAACATCCGAGTTTTCCAGAAAGGAAATCCAAGCTGCTCTGGCTGCCGCCTGA
- a CDS encoding 4Fe-4S dicluster domain-containing protein, translating into MSQPRKPRKEKIVAEGEVYQHFMDWLRQTWWGLPETDYILPLIRAQYTPEEASLLTGMPFSGKNLEELAEIKQMDPAELRKLFDAMARKGLVFRTVRGDTVRYRLNDAFFIGRTAFWPGRRDKLSKTLAPLHNQHYYHGGFEQYKHTQAKGLRVLPIQETIEDTKQVLPYEEVIKVLDSQDYFVVTTCPCKHRKNLDPDFPNCEYPTEVCLHFGTLGHYIVENGMGREITRQETEDILRQCAEVGLVHAIDNQQERPDTICNCCKCCCIWFEAFHKLKHSMSLTPSNYHIQTNSHTCIGCGLCVKRCPMEALHLEDFPGAKDRLTIVPGEKELKNKTGKVSAANIDFCIGCGVCAYKCPTKSLVLERRAVIHDPPVTGRDYIMQYMSDLQATKDSANSSRTVNENVNYLIQKRRVL; encoded by the coding sequence ATGTCCCAGCCAAGAAAGCCAAGGAAGGAAAAAATCGTAGCTGAGGGGGAGGTTTATCAGCATTTTATGGACTGGCTCAGGCAGACATGGTGGGGATTACCCGAGACAGATTATATACTGCCTTTGATAAGAGCTCAGTATACTCCAGAGGAAGCATCACTGCTGACCGGTATGCCGTTTTCAGGGAAAAACCTTGAGGAACTGGCTGAAATAAAACAGATGGACCCTGCCGAACTACGCAAACTGTTTGATGCGATGGCAAGGAAAGGTCTCGTTTTCCGCACGGTGAGAGGGGACACCGTGCGCTACAGACTTAATGATGCATTTTTCATTGGACGCACAGCCTTCTGGCCTGGTCGCAGAGACAAGTTGAGCAAAACCTTGGCACCACTGCACAATCAGCATTACTACCATGGCGGTTTTGAACAGTACAAGCATACACAAGCAAAAGGACTGCGAGTGCTGCCCATTCAAGAGACAATCGAGGACACCAAACAGGTCTTGCCTTACGAAGAGGTAATCAAAGTGCTGGATTCCCAAGATTATTTTGTGGTCACCACCTGTCCTTGCAAGCACCGTAAAAATCTCGACCCTGACTTCCCCAACTGTGAGTATCCCACCGAGGTCTGTCTTCATTTCGGCACGCTCGGCCACTATATCGTGGAAAATGGTATGGGTCGCGAGATCACACGGCAGGAAACTGAAGACATACTACGCCAGTGTGCTGAAGTCGGATTAGTTCATGCAATAGATAACCAACAGGAGAGACCAGATACCATCTGCAATTGCTGCAAATGTTGCTGCATATGGTTCGAGGCATTCCATAAACTGAAACATTCCATGAGCCTGACCCCATCTAACTACCACATTCAAACCAACTCGCACACCTGTATCGGCTGTGGCTTATGCGTCAAGCGCTGCCCCATGGAAGCGCTCCACCTAGAAGACTTCCCTGGAGCCAAAGATAGACTCACCATAGTGCCAGGCGAGAAAGAGTTGAAGAATAAAACTGGCAAAGTATCCGCAGCCAATATTGACTTCTGCATCGGCTGCGGCGTGTGTGCCTACAAATGCCCTACAAAGTCACTGGTGCTAGAACGCCGTGCAGTTATCCATGATCCGCCAGTGACTGGACGCGACTATATTATGCAGTACATGAGCGATTTGCAGGCCACCAAAGACAGCGCTAACAGCAGCAGAACAGTAAATGAAAATGTTAATTACCTGATACAGAAGCGGAGGGTTCTATAG
- a CDS encoding enoyl-[acyl-carrier-protein] reductase FabK: MKKTELCKFLGIEHPIILGAMGGISTGKLAAAVSNAGALGSVATAFISVEESRREIQECKRLTTKPFAVNCPLFRPDMDAMLDAIFAESVGIVSTSAGSPERWAKKIKGSGAKWLHVVSNVRGAVKAVAAGVDVVIAEGTESGGIASRDEITTMVLIPQVVDTVNVPVVAAGGIADARGFLAALALGAQGIQMGTTFLATKECDRVSDTYKQMLLNASDTATGLATRKAYPVRIIKNKLFDTLQQLDEENKPREEIQMILAPKMMNLSQENDPENGFYVAGQVAGLINEIKTVKELIEGIVTESEKLYRSLAD, encoded by the coding sequence ATGAAAAAAACTGAATTGTGCAAATTTTTAGGAATCGAGCACCCCATTATTCTGGGCGCAATGGGAGGTATCTCCACTGGCAAATTAGCCGCAGCCGTATCTAACGCAGGCGCCCTTGGTTCAGTAGCCACAGCCTTTATCTCCGTTGAAGAGTCTCGGCGTGAAATTCAAGAATGCAAGCGCCTCACCACCAAGCCTTTCGCGGTTAATTGTCCGCTTTTCCGACCAGACATGGATGCAATGCTCGATGCCATCTTTGCGGAGAGCGTAGGCATAGTCTCCACTTCTGCAGGAAGCCCAGAAAGATGGGCAAAAAAAATCAAAGGCTCAGGAGCAAAATGGCTGCACGTGGTATCTAATGTAAGAGGAGCGGTAAAGGCAGTCGCAGCTGGGGTGGATGTGGTCATCGCTGAAGGCACTGAATCGGGGGGGATTGCCTCCAGAGATGAGATAACTACTATGGTATTGATCCCACAGGTTGTAGACACAGTGAACGTGCCAGTCGTGGCAGCAGGCGGTATAGCTGATGCTCGGGGATTCCTAGCCGCTTTGGCATTAGGAGCTCAGGGAATTCAAATGGGTACCACTTTCCTGGCTACCAAAGAATGCGACCGGGTAAGCGATACTTACAAACAAATGCTTCTCAACGCCTCAGATACCGCCACCGGGCTGGCTACTCGTAAAGCGTACCCTGTCAGGATAATCAAGAACAAGCTCTTCGACACTCTCCAGCAACTGGATGAGGAGAACAAGCCGCGAGAGGAGATACAAATGATACTCGCTCCAAAAATGATGAACTTGTCCCAGGAGAACGACCCCGAGAACGGATTCTACGTTGCAGGACAGGTAGCGGGGCTGATCAATGAGATAAAGACGGTAAAGGAACTGATTGAGGGCATCGTCACAGAGTCTGAGAAGCTTTATCGTAGCCTGGCAGATTAG
- a CDS encoding MarR family transcriptional regulator, whose protein sequence is MYDARKHICFNLGRVMRRVYDYYEKRLSPFGLTPPQYFVFNALWMDDNITIGELGDRVSLDSSTLTGIIDRLEKSGYVKRKPNPDDRRSALVLLTEKAKELGPRILEFADELDTTLKQPFSKKDMATFEKVLRTLGESSA, encoded by the coding sequence ATGTATGATGCTAGAAAACATATCTGTTTCAACTTGGGACGGGTGATGCGCCGTGTATACGACTACTACGAAAAGCGACTATCCCCATTCGGGCTAACACCACCACAGTACTTTGTGTTCAACGCCTTATGGATGGACGACAACATCACCATCGGTGAGCTTGGAGACCGGGTCTCACTGGACAGCTCAACACTTACCGGGATTATCGACAGGCTGGAAAAGAGTGGCTATGTGAAACGTAAGCCAAACCCTGATGACAGAAGGTCAGCATTAGTACTCCTTACTGAAAAGGCAAAAGAACTAGGACCTCGTATTTTGGAGTTCGCTGACGAGTTAGACACGACCTTAAAACAGCCATTCTCCAAAAAGGACATGGCTACCTTTGAAAAGGTTCTCAGAACCCTGGGAGAGTCAAGTGCTTGA
- a CDS encoding 3-hydroxy-3-methylglutaryl CoA synthase — protein MVGIKSYGAYIPRYRMNHNTIFGAVGFLGTFPTPGEKSVANHDEDTLSMAVAAGIDCINGLKREQIDGLFLATTSQPYMLRQNSAIVAVALDLQPTIRIADFIGSSKAGTSALVSAFDAVKGGTSSNILVCASDCRLSKPGGPQEHLYGDGAAALLLGNEGVIATLDGSYSVSYDFPDRWKTSAEEFEHAWEDRFIRDEGYAKMIPEAISGLLKKCNLNIKDFAKIIFPGIYAREHAAIIKRLGAEPGQIQDTLLDKVGDTGAASPLMMLVAALEDAKPGDKILVASFGNGSDALLFQVTENIKKVGDRRGVKKHLALKKELASYERYLAFRNLAPMDTGMRGEMSLRTPMSALFRERKAILSLCGSKCKKCGTPQYPFQRVCVNPDCGAVDQMDDYRFSDKNGVVFTYTGDNLAASIDPPAIYGFVDFEGGGRFWFDFTDCDLDSVKVGMPVEMTFRRRYLDEPTGVYGYSWKATPVRA, from the coding sequence ATGGTAGGTATTAAGTCTTACGGAGCTTATATCCCACGGTATAGAATGAACCACAATACTATCTTCGGAGCGGTAGGTTTTCTGGGAACATTTCCCACACCGGGTGAGAAGTCAGTTGCCAATCATGATGAAGATACTCTTAGCATGGCGGTAGCTGCCGGGATTGACTGCATAAACGGCTTGAAGCGAGAGCAGATAGATGGCTTATTTCTAGCTACTACTAGTCAGCCGTATATGCTGAGGCAAAATTCGGCAATTGTAGCTGTTGCTCTTGACCTTCAACCTACTATAAGGATTGCTGACTTCATTGGTTCTAGCAAGGCAGGTACCAGTGCTCTCGTCTCTGCTTTTGATGCTGTAAAGGGAGGCACTTCAAGCAATATCCTGGTCTGTGCTTCTGACTGTCGATTAAGTAAGCCTGGCGGTCCTCAGGAACATCTCTATGGTGATGGTGCGGCAGCTCTGCTGCTGGGGAATGAGGGGGTGATTGCTACTTTGGATGGTTCCTATTCTGTTTCCTATGATTTCCCTGACCGCTGGAAAACAAGTGCAGAAGAATTTGAACATGCCTGGGAAGACAGGTTTATTCGGGATGAAGGTTATGCCAAAATGATACCTGAAGCGATTTCTGGGTTACTAAAGAAATGTAATTTGAACATTAAGGATTTTGCCAAAATTATATTTCCGGGCATTTATGCTAGAGAACATGCTGCCATAATCAAACGATTGGGTGCTGAGCCGGGTCAGATTCAGGATACGTTGCTCGACAAGGTGGGTGATACTGGGGCAGCTTCGCCTTTGATGATGTTGGTGGCTGCACTTGAAGACGCCAAACCGGGAGACAAAATACTGGTCGCTAGTTTTGGAAACGGCAGCGACGCTCTATTATTCCAGGTGACTGAAAACATCAAGAAGGTTGGGGATAGGCGTGGAGTGAAAAAGCATTTGGCTTTAAAAAAGGAACTCGCCAGCTATGAGAGATATCTCGCCTTCCGCAATTTGGCTCCGATGGATACAGGCATGCGTGGTGAAATGAGTCTTCGCACTCCGATGTCCGCGCTTTTCAGAGAGCGGAAGGCAATTTTGTCGCTTTGTGGTTCCAAATGTAAAAAGTGTGGCACGCCACAATATCCGTTCCAGAGAGTGTGTGTAAATCCTGATTGCGGTGCCGTTGACCAGATGGACGACTACCGTTTTTCAGACAAGAATGGTGTTGTTTTTACCTATACTGGTGATAATTTGGCTGCCAGCATTGACCCGCCGGCAATCTACGGATTCGTCGATTTTGAAGGAGGAGGCAGATTCTGGTTTGACTTTACGGACTGTGACCTTGATTCAGTTAAAGTAGGTATGCCAGTGGAGATGACCTTCCGCAGAAGATATTTGGACGAACCCACTGGTGTTTACGGCTACTCGTGGAAGGCAACGCCGGTACGCGCCTAA
- a CDS encoding acetyl-CoA acetyltransferase gives MAEGIKDKVAIIGMGCTKFGELWNKGAEDLMVDAFQECIEDAGIDKKDLQAAWFGVHFEEQSVGKGATSLALALKLPFIPVTRVENFCATATEAFRGACYAVASGAYDIALALGVEKLKDTGYGGLPGGPGLMGTKNALIMPKLTAPGSFAMMATRYFAVYGLSPEEGKKMLAKVSVKSHYNGSRNPKAHLRREVTEEQVLNAPIIAWPLGLFDCCGVSDGSAAAIVTRADMAKKLRPDPVYVKSLQVALSSGEELMYTKWDGAHVETGYRAGVLAYNEAGVKNPRKEISMAEVHDCFSITEAVTMEDLQFSPRGRVKDDIEAGRFNLDGEQPIQPDGGLKCFGHPIGASGLRMLYEMYKQLQGKAQMPERQLKNPKLGLTHNMGGFPAMNIVSVAIVGL, from the coding sequence ATGGCAGAAGGTATTAAGGACAAGGTGGCTATTATAGGGATGGGTTGTACCAAATTTGGGGAGTTGTGGAATAAAGGTGCTGAGGACTTGATGGTTGACGCATTTCAAGAATGTATTGAAGATGCGGGGATAGACAAAAAAGACCTTCAGGCAGCCTGGTTTGGCGTGCATTTTGAGGAGCAGAGTGTGGGCAAGGGTGCTACATCATTGGCATTGGCGCTGAAGTTGCCTTTCATCCCCGTGACTAGGGTAGAAAACTTCTGTGCTACTGCCACAGAAGCTTTTAGGGGTGCTTGTTATGCAGTGGCTTCAGGAGCTTATGACATTGCGTTAGCTCTAGGTGTGGAGAAGCTTAAGGATACTGGGTATGGTGGTCTTCCTGGTGGTCCTGGCCTCATGGGAACAAAAAATGCACTCATCATGCCTAAACTGACCGCTCCGGGGAGTTTTGCCATGATGGCTACCAGATACTTTGCCGTGTATGGGCTCAGTCCTGAGGAAGGCAAGAAGATGTTAGCTAAGGTATCGGTTAAAAGCCATTACAACGGGTCTAGGAACCCTAAGGCACACCTGCGCCGCGAAGTAACTGAGGAACAAGTTCTGAATGCTCCTATCATCGCATGGCCGCTGGGGCTTTTTGACTGCTGTGGGGTCAGTGACGGCTCGGCGGCAGCTATCGTTACTCGAGCTGACATGGCTAAGAAATTGAGGCCCGACCCCGTGTACGTCAAGTCGCTCCAGGTCGCTCTGAGTTCGGGTGAGGAATTGATGTATACCAAGTGGGACGGTGCTCATGTTGAGACTGGGTACCGTGCTGGAGTACTGGCTTATAATGAGGCAGGTGTAAAGAATCCGCGCAAAGAGATAAGCATGGCCGAGGTACATGACTGTTTCTCCATCACTGAAGCCGTAACTATGGAGGATTTGCAGTTTAGCCCGAGGGGACGGGTTAAGGATGACATCGAGGCTGGACGCTTCAACTTGGATGGTGAGCAGCCTATTCAGCCTGATGGCGGATTGAAGTGTTTCGGGCATCCGATTGGTGCTTCTGGTCTAAGAATGCTATATGAGATGTACAAACAGTTGCAGGGCAAAGCTCAGATGCCAGAGCGCCAGCTAAAGAATCCCAAACTGGGTCTCACCCATAACATGGGTGGCTTCCCGGCAATGAACATCGTCAGCGTTGCAATCGTAGGACTCTAA